The genomic stretch ATATAAAGAACATTTTGAAGTATGGAGTGAAGAACGTCATTTGAACGTGCAGAATTGGCATGCCCCAACCGAAGATTTTGAGCAGAATCCATATTGGATACAGGAACGAATCACGAGCCGGGATCAACGTACGCGGGCTATTGTTTCCCTCGCGTTGAACTTGAAAATTACAAATTGCTTTTCAGTTCAGGCCCGTGGAAACGTGGATTACGTGAACGATAAATTCCGTCAAAAATATTATGCTTCGACGGCTCCTGCGTTAGCAGGAAATAACGGACGTTATATAGATTCCGGGAACGAGCAGGTGCAAACGTACGGGGATGTGATCGGAACTTATAAAGGAAAATTTAGTGACTTTTCGTTGGACGTGTCTTTAGGCGTCAGTATTAGCCGGAAAAAAGCCAATGAACTCCGGTACGATTCGAAAACTGCCTCTTTGAAGTTCGCAAACGTGTTCAATATTGCTAATATAAACATGAATACTTCTGCCTATATTTCCGAGCAGATTGATGCTATCCGGGAGATGCAGTCTTTGTTTATCACGACACAAATAGGTTTTCGAGATTATTTATTTCTGGATGTTTCAGCCCGGAATGACTGGAGTTCCACGTTAGCTTACACGAGCCGGGAATCAAGGGGCTTTTTCTATCCGTCCATTGGGGTTTCTTGCTTGATGAATCGGGTGTTGAAATTGCCCGAACAGGTGACGAGTGGTAAGGTGCGGGTTGCATGGAGTAAGGTTGGGAATGACATTCCTTTGTATATTACGAATCCTGTGGCTCACGTTCTGGCCGGAGGGGGAATACAGGCATCGGATGCGGCTTCTTTTGAAGAGATGAAACCGGAGATGAGCCTGTCGGTGGAGGTGGGAACGGAATGGAAATTCTTTGACTCTCGCCTGCATATTGACTTTACCTATTATCAGACACATACTAAGAATCAGTTTTTCAAATTGCCAGCAAAAGATGGCGACGAGTATGCCTATCGTTACGTGAATGCTGGAAATATTCAGAATACAGGTGTCGAGTTGATGATCGAGGGTACTCCGGTTGAGATTAAAAATTTCAGTTGGAAAACAGGAATAAATTACGCTTTCAACAAAAATAAAGTGGTGCGTTTGCACGCCGAGTTACCCGTGTTTCAATACGGACCTTATGGTTTTTCATCCAGTTATGCGATGAAATTGAAGAAAGGCGGATCTTTCGGGGATATATACGGTAAAGCGTTCAAGCGGGATACAGACGGGAAAATTCTTTACGAGACGGATGGAGAACGTCAGGGATTGCCGATGATTGAAGGAGATGGGAACACGGTGAAAGTGGGAAATGCCAATCCGGACTTCACGTTGGGATGGACGAATACTTTCTCTTGGAAGGGATTGGTGTTGAGCTTGTTGGTTGATGGTCGGTACGGGGGTAAAGTGTTGTCGCAGACACAGGCCGACATGGATATGTACGGGGTGACAAAAGTTACCGGGGATGCACGGGACAGGGGGTACGTGATGCTGGAAGGAGAGAAGATTACTAACGTGAAAGGGTTCTACAAGTCTATCGTCGGGGGACGTGCCGGGGTGACGGAATATTATATGTATGATGCCACTAATTTCCGTTTACGGGAGTTGGCTTTGGGGTACACTTTCCCCAAGCGCTGGATGGAGGCGACGAAGTTTTTCCGGGATGTTCAACTGGCTTTTACAGCTCGAAATCTGTTTTTTATATACAAGGAAGCGCCTTTTGACCCGGATCTGATTCTTTCTACGGGGAATGATAACCAGGCGATAGAAGTGTACGGGATGCCCACCACGAGAAGTATGGGATTCAGTTTACGTGTCATGTTTTAATTGGAAGAAAGGATGAGAGGTTTAATCTACATGATAATAGGGGTGATATCTGTCTCTTGCACGGGGCGTTTCAAGGACTTGAACACGGATAAGGCGGGGATCACGGATGAGAATATGCAAGTC from Butyricimonas virosa encodes the following:
- a CDS encoding SusC/RagA family TonB-linked outer membrane protein; amino-acid sequence: MCVRVFVLLLCLLSIQGGRLFAGKRKCFPEILRVDSLVREEKCVVVKGVVCDAQGEAIVGVNIIEKGTMNGVTTDRRGKFSLEVDLHGTLIVSFVGYRTRIIPVEGRTDFVITLEHDYILLDDVIVTALGLQKKESALSYAAIQVDKDELVRVKNPNMIVALMGKVAGMQVNRSSSGMGGAVKVVMRGNRSVAGNNQPLYVIDGVPMLNESSEQPYTAIGGTADAGNRDAGDGISNLNPEDIESISILKGAPAAALYGTQAANGVILITTKKGLAGKQEVAFTSSVAFDKAMMLPKLQNHYGMSDEIESWGERENITTGNPIPSFFRTGVTAIHSLSFMTGNERVQTYFSYANTMGKGILGKHELSKHNINFRETATFYEGRLKIDGNVNLLSQHVKNRPVPGGFYMNPLVGLYRFPRGMDITEYKEHFEVWSEERHLNVQNWHAPTEDFEQNPYWIQERITSRDQRTRAIVSLALNLKITNCFSVQARGNVDYVNDKFRQKYYASTAPALAGNNGRYIDSGNEQVQTYGDVIGTYKGKFSDFSLDVSLGVSISRKKANELRYDSKTASLKFANVFNIANINMNTSAYISEQIDAIREMQSLFITTQIGFRDYLFLDVSARNDWSSTLAYTSRESRGFFYPSIGVSCLMNRVLKLPEQVTSGKVRVAWSKVGNDIPLYITNPVAHVLAGGGIQASDAASFEEMKPEMSLSVEVGTEWKFFDSRLHIDFTYYQTHTKNQFFKLPAKDGDEYAYRYVNAGNIQNTGVELMIEGTPVEIKNFSWKTGINYAFNKNKVVRLHAELPVFQYGPYGFSSSYAMKLKKGGSFGDIYGKAFKRDTDGKILYETDGERQGLPMIEGDGNTVKVGNANPDFTLGWTNTFSWKGLVLSLLVDGRYGGKVLSQTQADMDMYGVTKVTGDARDRGYVMLEGEKITNVKGFYKSIVGGRAGVTEYYMYDATNFRLRELALGYTFPKRWMEATKFFRDVQLAFTARNLFFIYKEAPFDPDLILSTGNDNQAIEVYGMPTTRSMGFSLRVMF